DNA from Roseimicrobium sp. ORNL1:
GCTGCACGCAGTCCAAGGACGCTGCGCGTCACAGCGTCCGGATCGTTCGTGAATGTTTTCCTTCACTTGCTTTCACACCGTTCTCTCAACCTGACGCCTAAGACGCAAAGCGCTATATCATGTGCATTCATTACTTCGCAGGCGTCAGCCAGAGGAACGTGGGATCCGTGCTAAGTGTGAGGGTCACCTTCCCTTCCTCACTTGGCACTTCGACGGCCGTGGAGGCATCCTTCGCGAACGGCATGCGCTCGGCCTTCTGCAAGGTCATCCCCTTGGTATCGACGCTGGTGGTGAAGTCATTCTTTGTGGGATGCCACACCGCCCAGATCACAGGAGAGCCTTCCTTCTCCGGCGTGAACTCGTAGATGTAGCCTTCCTCCAGCGAAGCGCGGACGGTGCGTGCATAGCGATAGTCTTCGAGCGACTTCAGCATCCAGGCGATGGCGTGGTAGGAGGGCTTGGGCTGGAAGTTGCGGGTGATGCCGGAGGCGTGGTGCAGGCGGGCTTCATCTGAGTCGTTGAAGAAATAGGTGAAGGCCTTGTCGATGTTCATCCCGGAGAAGAGGAGGAAGGAGCGCACGAGCCAGCGGGCCTGGTCTTCATCCGTGGAGTCTTCCCACTTGGCCCAGTCACCCTTGGGGTCGGGCTTCTTCTCCGCAGCGTCCCAGCCGAACTCGGAAACCCACACGGGCTTGCCGGGCGCATGCTCATCGCGCCAGTGTACGATCTCCTGGATGCGGCTGAGGAAGGGTACCTTCGGGTCTTCCGGATAGCTGCGGCGCCACACGGGCCATTGCGTGGCGATGGCATAGCGATGGATGCGAATGACATCATACAAATCTTCGAGTCCCTGGATGGCATCGGTGCCTTTCCAGTAGCGCTCGCTCTTGCCGGTCTCGATGTTGCAGGTGGCAATCTTCATCTTGGGATTCCCTTCACGCACACCACGCGCCATGGCTTCGAAGATGGCGCGATAGGATGGGTCGTCATACAGGCCGGGTTCATTGCCCAGTTCGACGTATTCCACATAAGGCCACTTGCCGCCGGGGCCGAAGTTTTCCGCGAAGCTTTTCGCATAGGCATGCGCATCGGTAGTCATGTTCTTCCAGTCCTTTTGCATCTCATCGATCTGGAAGCAGGCGGTGATGCGCAGGCCCTTCTCATGCCACGAGCCGTACACCTGTTCCCAGGAGACGCGGTTCTTCGCAAAGGGCCAGTCGGGAAGCTTGCTGGTGTCATCACCAAGGTCCCACTTCACGGGATGGTAGTCACGCACCCAGCGACACACCGGGTAGTAGAGATCCGGTTTGAAATTCACCGTGTGTCCGCACAGACCCACGAAGTCACGGAAGAGTGGAGTGGGTTTGGCTTCTGACTTCGCAGGTCCCGCGCCGTGCAGCGTGGTGAGGAAGACGAGGAGAAAGGGAATGACGCGGAGCATGGTCGTGTGAGTGCGAGGCTGTTCAAGGTGGAGGTCCACTTGGGGGAATGTCCCTGATGAGGTGAGGATAGTCAGCGACAAGCTTGTGCATTAAAAGAGCGCCCGCACTTTCTGAGACATTTCTAATTTCGTAGAACGCGCGGCTCTCCGTGATAATAACGTATTTCTTGGCAAACAAGGCGAGTACCACAGTCTTGTCCTTCGATTTCAGGGTAATCTTTACCACATCGGAACTTGCAGCCCCTTCATCGAGTGTAATCGGAACGCAATCGAGTCCTTTCAGGTAGTTCGTGATCCGGTCCACCACTTCGCGGGATTCCGTATTCAATTTCAAGTGGTGCCTTTTGTCATCTGACAGCGTCGTCCAGCCTTCGACCGCAACACTGTCGTATCCGCTCGCTGATTGCAGTTCTGGCAGGATGTCTCCATAGCAGGCTGCGAGTGATTGTAGCACCATCCAGGTGATTGCTAACCATCTCATAAGAATGCGTTTTCGCGGCCTCGATATGTCTTGCAGCTTGAAGTGGTATTCACACGTGGAGCCATTGTGGCTTCGAGAGACTCGTGGTGGCAAGCGTCTTGCGGAAAGGGTGCAGAATGTTGCTGTTGTTATTTAGGAGCGTAGCTCAGTGTCATTCTTGAATGTTGGCTTATCGTTTCTCTATGCACAAGTGTGTTTCGCTCGGCTAAATCGAAATTGGCTCGACATTGCAAATCGCGATTCGCTATTGTCTCGGGCGGCTATCCCTACCGCCATGAAAAGCTCCATGCCTCTTCTCGCAGCGGCACTGACGTGTGTCGCTGCTACCGGTCTCGGGCAAACACCCGACGCCATCACCACCAAGTTGACGGGCTTTCACACCGTCACTGCGCGAAAGTCCTCCACCACGCTCTTGGGAATTCATTTTGTCCGCTCCAGGCTTGCGTCTGGAAAGGTGGATGCCAAGGCAGCCAATTCGTTAACTGACAACGACGTCGACTTTGCGACGGCGCTTGCAGGCCAGACGAATCTTTGGGTGGAAATCACCAGTGGTCCGAACAAGGGAATCGCCAGCCCTGTGTCTTCAGTAAGTCAGAATGTGCTGACCACCGAGGACGATATCTCTGCCTTGATGGAAGTGGATGACACCTACGCCGTTCGTCCGGCGCATACTCCGGTATCGCTGTTCGGTGCTGCAAACGATGCGGGTCTCAGGCCGAGCAATAATGCAAACACACAAGGGAATGCAGACATCGTGCAGATACCCAATGGATCAGGTGGATACCGATACATCTACTATTCAACGGTGCGGGGTGGCTGGCGCGAGGTGGGAAGCCCGACGGTGGATGCGGGGAATGTCCCAGTGTATCACGTGGACGGCATCTGGATTGACCGCAATCGCACCACCAACCTGAACATCAAGTTCGCGGGGGAACTGCGGACCTCGCCCACGTACTTCTTCGCGGAGACTGGAACGAAGATTGATGTGAATGCGAGCTACAACACCGGAGCCACGCTGACCAACAGCGGACTGAAGGACTACGTCCAGCATGGCTCAGAGACCACGGCGGATCTCATCTGGTTTCAGAACACCAATGGCACATGGAGCCAGTACTACTACACGGATGCAGCGGCGCCGCTGACCGAGGGTTGGAAGCAGGTGGGACAGGGCGATGCTGACAAGGGCGCCACTGCATTCCCATCCGCATTTTCATTTGAGCGTCGGGGTGTCTCGGGAATTCTCAAGATGGTGCCGCCTCCCGCTTACGACGGATTGTAAGACACACTCAAAAAACTTCCCTTGAGTTGGGCTTTGGCAGAGCCCTCTTCCTGTGAGTTTAGGAAGGTGGGTTCTGCTGGAGGTCTTGTGCCAGTTGCTGAAGAAAACGCACCTGGGCAAAAGTCTCCACGGCGCCGGGACGTAGCTGGCGCACACGTGCAATGGCCTCATCAACCGCCATGCCGCGGGTGATAAGATGTCCCGCCAGCATGGTGCCAGTACGACCGATGCCAGCGACGCAATGCACGGCCACGCCATGACCTTGCGCGTGCTGTTGCCGGGTGAATTCCATGAAGGCCTGGAACTGCTCCATGCAGGGCGCTTGTCCATCCACAATAGGAAGGCAGAGGTAGGAGAAGCCTGCGGCGTTGTATGCGGCCTCGGCGGAGCGCATGTTTAATAAACAGACCACGGCGCGGATGCCCTCACGCCACAAGGAAGGAAGTTCATCCCTGAACGCATCCAACGCGGCGCCCGGAGTCTCATGACGGTCCGGGTGTACATGAGGCATCGAAGTCCCCGCGAGTGAGCTGGGGATGACCCACCAGAGGTCGGTTTCAGCAGGAGGTGGGGATGGCATATCGCGTTCTGGCGAAAGGTGATTCCCAGCGTTTACTTCACCAGCTTCAGCACGCGGTTGTTGTAGCTGTCCGTGATGTAGAGCTCGCCGGTCTTCGGGTGAATGGTCACGCCGTGGGGACGGGCGAGTTCGATCTTGAGCGGGTCACCACCTTCGCCGGCAGTGCCTTTCTTTCCGGTACCGGCCACGCGCTGGATGCTGCCGTTCGCAGGCACGTAGCGACGGATGATGTGGTTCTCCGCATCGGCAATGAGCACGGAATTGTCGCGATCCACGCAGATGTGCTTGGGGCCATTCATGGTGGCGTCAATCGCAGCGCCGCCATCGCCGGTGGCGCCTTTCTTGCCGGAGGCATTCACCACGGTGCGGATGCGGCCATCTTTTTCCACTACACGCAGGGCATTGCCGTTGCGCTCCAGAATGTAGATGCGGCCCTCGCGATCCACGGCGACGGCGCGTGGATCCACAAGGGGCGCTTCGGTGGCGAGATCTCCATCCTGGGGGACACCCTTCTGCCCGTTGCCGGCCACGGCCTTGAGATTACTGGTGGTAAGGTCGAGTTCAAGAATCTGACGCAGATTCGCGATGTAGAGCTTCGTGCCGGTGAAGTCGAGGGTGATGCAGTAGGGGCCGGAGCCCTTGGCCTTGTCGAGTGGTGTTGCGTAGCCTTTGAGCGGGGCCACGCGACCTGCTTTCACATCGACTTCACGTACGAGCCCGTTCCACGTGTCTGCGATGAGGATGTTCCCATTCGGCAGCACGGCGAGATTGTGCGGACCATTGAATTGCGCATCGATGGCAGGGCCGCCATCGCCGGAGAAGCC
Protein-coding regions in this window:
- a CDS encoding dual specificity protein phosphatase family protein, translating into MPSPPPAETDLWWVIPSSLAGTSMPHVHPDRHETPGAALDAFRDELPSLWREGIRAVVCLLNMRSAEAAYNAAGFSYLCLPIVDGQAPCMEQFQAFMEFTRQQHAQGHGVAVHCVAGIGRTGTMLAGHLITRGMAVDEAIARVRQLRPGAVETFAQVRFLQQLAQDLQQNPPS